The genomic segment GTAAGCACGTCGGAGCGAAAGGGGCGTTTCGTTCAGTCGCCGGACAAGGCGTCGCGCGGGCGCTGAAAAAAGATTTGATTTTACTGAATGAGTGGTTTGAAGCGGGTGAGATGAAAGCGGTCATCGATACGGTATATTCGCTCGAAGAGATCGTCGCTGCCCACCGTTACGTCGATTCCGGGCGGAAATACGGCAATGTCATCGTGTCGGTCGTGGAGGATTCCGGTAAAACGGATTAGATGCCACATTGTCATGACGGACACCGTCGGACTGACGCAAAAAACAAAGTAGAACAAAAAACACCTTTGCCTGCAGCGTTTCAAAGGTGTTTTTTGTCTGCGTGGAACGTCACTTCAAGACATCATACGTCGCCATGATGAACTGACCGGACGGACGACAGCCGGTCAGCCGGAACCGTGTCTCAAGCGTCCCTTCCGGAAACAGTGGAATCCCGCTGCCGAGGACGACAGGCGCGATCGCCAGTTCGAGCTGATCAATCAATTGTAACCGTAAGGCTTCTTGAATCAACTCGCCGCCGCCGACGAGCCAAATCTTGCCGTTGATGGTCGGACTAATCCGGTCAATCAACACATCGAGTGGCTCATTCGTGTAGGTCGCGTATTCGGACTGTTGATCGTTCTGCCGGGTCAACACGTAGTTCTCGAGTCCACTGTACGGATAGTCCTCACTGAGGACCAAGACTTCGTCAAAGGTTTTTCGACCCATGATGACGGCATCGACGTCTGCCATGAACGCTGCGTACCCATTATCACCGTCCCCTTCGACAGCGAACAGCCAATCGAGCGAATCATTTGATCGGGCAATCTTTCCATCGAGACTACAAGCGATATATAAAACGATTTTAGTCATCAATAACTCCTCCTTTTGTTCGATCTAT from the Exiguobacterium oxidotolerans JCM 12280 genome contains:
- a CDS encoding dihydrofolate reductase family protein; translation: MTKIVLYIACSLDGKIARSNDSLDWLFAVEGDGDNGYAAFMADVDAVIMGRKTFDEVLVLSEDYPYSGLENYVLTRQNDQQSEYATYTNEPLDVLIDRISPTINGKIWLVGGGELIQEALRLQLIDQLELAIAPVVLGSGIPLFPEGTLETRFRLTGCRPSGQFIMATYDVLK